Proteins encoded by one window of Glycine soja cultivar W05 chromosome 15, ASM419377v2, whole genome shotgun sequence:
- the LOC114387299 gene encoding uncharacterized protein LOC114387299, which produces MEKTSWACTVITQVCLCFALYIALNLGQPQTSDLYFISVKGGFRPFTQQLHLLKQMDKVAKAYNASFVVSSSELGEYDSLMQNATQHFPSLRLPWYTTYTTTTSSKTKGQEVGCFSKKITTSNRITSGVIGVDTELLKDYVLRGSLSGNKINQLHWLIKTLAANSSNWRIIVGYHSREPYSIFLNGNSVFKRELANGFLLHHVSSDQIVTNYINFAGEVVCTAVLQQKGREIM; this is translated from the exons ATGGAGAAAACATCTTGGGCGTGCACCGTTATCACCCAGGTGTGTCTCTGCTTTGCTCTATACATAGCTCTCAACTTGGGTCAACCTCAGACTTCTGATCTTTACTTCATCAGTGTCAAAGGAGGTTTCAGACCCTTTACCCAACAATTGCATCTTCTCAAGCAG ATGGATAAGGTGGCAAAAGCTTACAACGCAAGTTTTGTTGTGAGCAGCAGTGAGCTGGGGGAATATGATTCACTCATGCAGAAT GCTACTCAACATTTTCCGTCTCTGAGACTACCCTG GTACACCACATACACTACTACTAcatcttcaaaaacaaaaggACAAGAAGTGGGGTGCTTTTCAAAGAAGATCACGACATCTAACAGGATAACCTCAGGTGTCATCGGTGTGGATACTGAATTATTGaaa GATTATGTCTTGAGAGGATCATTAAGTGGcaacaaaatcaatcaattgCATTGGCTAATCAAAACACTGGCAGCAAACAGTAGCAACTG GCGCATTATTGTTGGATACCATAGTAGAGAACCCTATTCAATTTTTCTAAATGGAAATTCTGTCTTTAAAAG AGAACTGGCTAATGGATTCCTTCTTCACCATGTCAGCTCAGATCAAATT GTAACCAACTATATAAATTTTGCTGGTGAAGTTGTTTGCACAGCTGTGCTACAACAGAAGGGTAGAGAGATCATGTAA